In Nitrosarchaeum sp., the sequence GTAAATATCAAATACAAAAAAGATGGAATTTAGTCATTTTTTATTATACAATTGTTTTCTAGAATTAACCATTAGATCTATTACCAACTTTAGATCTGTGTATTTTGAATGTCTGAGAATCTAAAATGGTGGGTTGGGCTTCCTAAAGAATTAGAAAAAGACATAGAATTTGAAGAATAAAACACCATCAAAATTCAAAAATATGGACACATTAACAAGTGTAATTATAACGAAATCAATAGATTAAATGATTATTGGGCCCAACCCCAAGCAATCAATTTTTCAACACTTGTTGCTTGAATGCATGCCGGCTGTCCACTAATTTTGAAAATAAGTTCTAAACCTTCTTTGCAGACTATGTTTTCGGGTGCAATACCTTCTTTGATTTGTTTTAATGGTGAAAGAATAGATGGAACTACATCTTCCATTGTTTCTTCTTCATCTTCCATGACTTGCTCATTATCCAAAAGTTCTTCATCGTCTGTCATTTCTTCATCACCGGTCATTTCAAATTCCATCTCATCATCTACAACAACATTTTCTTCTGTAGATGTAGAGTTAGTAGAAGTACCATTATTTGCAGTTCCATTTACATGATCATCTGCAAATGAAGAAGGAAAAACCATAATTCCAGTAATAAGTACCGATAATAACACAAACAAAGTAAAAGAATTATTCACAAAGGTACGTAATGAGAGTATAATTTAAGATTTATGATAATTATGAATCTAATACTTTTAGATTACTTTCTTAAAATCGTGTAAAGCATTCGCTAAGGAAATATAAAAAATCAAACTGCATAGCATTTGCTAGAGTGATTTAAAATAAAATCATCGTACATGTCGTGTATTATTTTTGTGAATTCTAAAATGAATTCATCGTGCATAGTCTCTATGTAAGTGGCTGAACCGATGTGTTGGTCTGTTAGTAAAGGCTGGCTCACCACTCGCCGAAGCTTGTGATCTACACCACCTTCCTATCAACGCAGTCTTCTGCTGCCGACCTTCATCTTACGAAAGGATGTCTTGTCTCGGGATGGGATTCGTGCTTAGATGCTTTCAGCACTTAGCCCAAATGGCTTAGCTGCCCGGCCTGCCTTATCAGACAACCGGTAAACCAGTGGCCACGCTACTCTGTTCCTCTCGTACTCGGAGTAACTTCCCCTCAGACATCCACGCTTCCATCAGGCAGAGACCGACCTGTCTCACGACGGTCTAAACCCAGCTCATGTTCCCTTTTAATTGGCGAGCAGCCACACCCTTGGCCCCTGCTGCAGGACCAGGATAGGAAAAGCCGACATCGAGGTACCAAACCGCGGGGTCGATAGGAGCTCTCGCCCGCGACGAGCCTGTTATCCCTGGGGTAATTTTTCTGTCACCTCCGGGCCCCAATAGTGGGCACACGAAGGATCGCTAAGCCAGACTTTCGTCTATGAATTCCGTGCGTTTGGAAATCCATTCAGTCTAGTTTTTGGCTTTGCCCTCTTCAACGGATTTCTGCCCCGTTTGAACTAAACTTTGGGCCCCTTTGATATCTTTTCAAAGGGGTGCCGCCCCAGCCGAACTGCCCACCTGCACGTGTCTCCAGTCTTCTCTGGATAAGTGGTACTGCAAAAAGAGTCTGGTGTTACATCGTTGCTTCTCAACATCCCGGAGAATGTTAAGCATGGCTCCCAGATACCCTGTGCAATTTTTACTATACCACAAGCACAAGCTGCAGTAAAACTCCACGGGGTCTTCTCTCCCCGATGGAAGATGAAGGACTGTTCGTCCTCCTTATGTGGCTTCACCGAGTTGTAGGCGGGGACAGTGGGGCTCTCGTTGTTCCATTCATGCGCGTCGGAACTTACCCGACAAGGCATTTGGCTACCTTAAGAGAGTCAGAGTTACTCCCGGCGTTAACCGGCCCTTAGCTCGGTTGAACCCAAGTTTTAGGTACCGGCACCGGCCAGGATTCAGCGACTATACAAATCCTTTCGGACTAGCAGTCGCCTGTGTTTTTATTAAACAGTCGGAACCCCCTTGTCATTGTAACCTGCGATCCCCATTCCTCATGAAGATTGCAGGCATCCCTTATACCTAAGCTACAGGACTAATTTGCCGAATTCCCTCGCCATACGGTATACTCGTAGCACCTTAGCTTTCTAAGCTAGCGCACCTGTGTCGGTTCTCGGTACGAGCTTGCACATTGCTAACTACATGGTCTTTCATGGTCTCTTGGAATCAAGAAAACTCCGCTAACGCGAAGCCACTCCTGCCTCGGAACAGTTCTCGTCATTACGACACTCCCTATTCCTAGAACAGTTAGATACAACGATAGTTGTACAACCCCTATCCGAAAGCTAACCTTATAGCTCAAACGCTCTGTGCAAGGTACTGGAATATTAACCAGTTTCCCATTCGATTTACTCTGTTGAGGTAAACCTTAGGATCGACTACCTCCAGGCTGATAACGCATTGCCTGGAAACCCTTGCGCTTGCGGTGGTATAGATTCTCACTATACTATGCTGTTACTGCCACCAGGATCTGCAATAGAAATCGGTCCACAGGACGTCACCGCCCTGCTTCGACCCAATCACTACGCCAACCTACCATGAATCATCTACTGATAATTATCTAAAGTATCGGTATTTTGCTTTAGCCCCGTACATTTTTGAGGCATCCCCCCTCGGCAGGTAAGTTGTTACACACTTTTTAAAGGATTGCTGCTTCTGAGCATACCTCCCTGCTGTCTTGGCGGGAACACGCTCTTTGGCTTGACACTTAGCAAAAATTTAGGGACCTTAACTTCAGTTTGGGTTAAACCCCTTTCGGTCGTGAGCCTTACGCCACACGAACCCGTGTCCTTGCTTCTACGATGTGTATCCGTTCGGAGTTTGAATGGAGGGTGAGGAATTTCTTCCCCGCGCCCCCCTATCAGTGCTCTACCGGAAACACTATCTCCACAAAGCACGCCCTGCGAGACGCTTCGGTTGGAACTAGCGAGCGCCAGACTAGATTGGTTTTTGACCCCTATTCCCAAGTCACAACAACGATTTGCACGTCAGAACGTCTTAAGACCTCCAGCGGGCTTTCGCCCGCCTTCGTCTAGCTCAGGAATAGATCGTCTGGCTTCTAGCCTAGCTGCCATGACTCAACGCACTTTCACACGCTTCTCCTCACTTCTTGCGAAGTTGCGAGAACTCGGTTTCCCTTCGCCTACACCATTGAAGGTTTAAGCTTGCCATGACAGTTAGCTCCCTGGCCCGTGATTCGAGACGGAACGCGTGACACTGATGATTAAAACATCAAACCTTCAGCTCTATTGCTAGAACCTCCAGTATGAAAAAATCACCTTTCATGCCACGCACGTCTGTAACCAATAGGTTTCATGCACTTTTCATCCCCCTTCCGGGGTACTTTTCAGCTTTCCCTCACGGTACTAGTACACTATCGGTCTTGAGAGATATTTAGCCTCGGATGCTACTTTCACCCATATTCATTGCCCACTACCAAGGACAATTACTCGGGTATGAATAGGACCTTTTCCATTTCGCTTAAGGGGGTATCACCCTCTGTGCCAGAACTTTTCAGATCATTTCAGCTGTGTTCCAGGATTCCATATTATCATACCAAAACACCACATCTCCCGAAGGATTCAGTTTGGGCTCTTTCCTTTTCGATCGCCTCTACTTGGGAAATCTCAATTGATTTCTTTTCCTCGTGGTACTAAGATGCTTCAATTCCCACGGTTCGACTTCCATCACCATTGTAACGGAATACACTATGTGTAAGATTCTCATTCGGACATCTCGGGATCATAGGATGCGTGCGCCTACCCCGAGCTTATCGCAGCTTGCCACGTCCTTCTTCTCTCCTCAAGCCTAGCAATCCACCTATTGGCGTCTTTACACCGGCAAATTCAGCCACATATTACACGACTATGCACGACGATCATTGCAAGTCCTCCGGTAAGAGGAACCTGCTACATCCTTCATACATCACTTTCGTGATGCATTGCATCGATGATTTTGCGAAGATTATGTGCACCCGGCACATTCACTTGTCTAAGGAGGTGATCCGACCGCAGGTTCCCCTACGGTCACCTTGTTACGACTTTTCCCTTGTCACTTACCTCAAGTTCGATAACGCCAATCAGACGTCACCTCGCTAAAAGCAAACTTCAATGAAACGACGGGCGGTGTGTGCAAGGAGCAGGGACGTATTCACCGCGCGATAATGACACGCAGTTACTAGGGATTCCATATTCGTGAGGGCGAGTTGCAGCCCTCAGTCATAACTGTGGTAGCGTTTAGGGATTACCTCCTCCTTTCGGATTCGGAACCAATTGTCACTACCATTGCAGCCCGCGTGTGGCCCCAGAGTTTCGGGGCATACTGACCTGCCGTGGCCCCTTCCTTCCTCCGCATTAACTGCGGCGGTCCCGCTAATTCGCCCCACTACTCCTGAGAGTAATGGTGGCAACTAGAGGCAGGGATCTCGCTCGTTACCTGACTTAACAGGACATCTCACGGCACGAGCTGGCGACGGCCATGCACCACCTCTCAGCTTGTCTGGTAAAGTCTTCAGCTTGACCTTCATTCTGCTGTCTCTCCGGGTAAGATTTCTGGCGTTGACTCCAATTGAACCGCAGGCTTCACCCCTTGTGGTGCTCCCCCGCCAATTCCTTTAAGTTTCATACTTGCGTACGTACTTCCCAGGCGGCAAACTTAACGGCTTCCCTGCAGCACTGCATTGGCCACAAGCCAATGCATCACTGAGTTTGCATAGTTTACAGCTGGGACTACCCGGGTATCTAATCCGGTTTGCTCCCCCAGCTTTCATCCCTCACCGTCGAACGTGTTCTGGTAGACCGCCTTCGCCACAGGTGGTCATCAATAGATCAAAGGATTTTACCCCTTCCTACCGAGTACCGTCTACCTCTCCCACTTCCTAGTTATGCAGTATTCCCGGCAGCCCATACGTTAAGCGTATGGATTTAACCGAAAACTTACAAAACGAGCTACGGATGCTTTAGGCCCAATAATCATCCTGACCACTTGAGGTGCTGGTTTTACCGCGGCGGCTGACACCAGAACTTGCCCACCCCTTATTCACTAGTGTTTCTAGGACTAGCAAAAGGTTTCTTTAGCAGAAACCACTCGGATTAACCTTGTCGTGCTTTCGCACATTGCAAAGTTTTCTCGCCTGCTGCGCCCCATAGGGCCTGGGTCCGTGTCTCAGTACCCATCTCCGGGCTACTCCTCTCAGAGCCCGTACCTGTAATAGTCTTGGTGGGCCATTACCTCACCAACAAACTGATAGGCCGCAGTCCCATCCTACGGCGATAAATCATTTGAAACATAAACCGTTCCAGGTATAATGTTCTGTCGGGCATTATTCTCAGTTTCCCGAGGTTATTCCCGTCCATAGGGTAGATTGACTACGCGTTACTGAGCCGTCTGCCTTGTATTGCTACAATGACTCGCATGGCTTAGTATCAATCCGATAGCAGTCAGGTCCGGCAGGATCAACCGGATTCTTTCTTTTACTTGATTATTGAAGTACACATTGTACTATAATTGGAATTGACGGATGCACATAATCTTCACATTTCAGATTTGATCAGTTGATCAGATCCTCATTTTGTATGCGTAAATGGAGGCCCATGAATCACAAAATGGTATAATACCATGCTTTCATCACAAGCGCCGCCTATTGCTTTACGTATGCAGAAACAGAAGAATTACAAATCCATATAAACCATGCCTAAAATAATTTCTGATCTCAGTTTATTTTTGTAAAAAGGATAATAAATTAAATTTCATATCCCTCTCAAGGACAAAACATTCACAAAAAACGGTTAATTTAGTACAAATATTGATAGTTAAAATTGATGAAATGGCATCAAAGATTAACTTTTGACAGATTACATTTCAGAATACAAGAAAAAAACAAAAGGATCATCAAAACTCTTTGACAAGTCTTTAAAATTTCATGTAAATGGAGTAAGTCACAATATTAGATTTTTTGAACCATATCCATTTGTTGTAAAGTCATCGGCTGGAAAAAATCTAGAGGATGTTGATAATAACAAGTATACAGATTATTGGATGGGTCACTGGAGTTTGATTTTAGGCCATGGACCAAAACCTGTAAAAGATGCAGTGAAAAAACAGATTGAAAAAAGTTGGATGTATGGCACTGTAAATGAGCAAACCGTCAAGTTATCAGAGTTAATTTCAAAAGCAGTTCCAGTAGCTGAAAAAATTCGTTACGTCACATCTGGTACTGAAGCTACAATGTATGCAGTAAGACTAGCGCGCTCTGTAACTGGAAAAAAGATCATTGTAAAAATAGATGGGGGGTGGCATGGATATACATCTGATTTACTAAAAAGTGTGAATTGGCCATTTACAGAATCAGAAAGTACCGGTGTAGTAAACGAAGAAAAAATAGTATCAATACCATTTAATAATTTAGAAAAATCACTTGAAATTTTAAAAAAAGTTTCAAATGATTTGGCAGGGGTAATCATAGAACCAGTATTAGGAGGCGGAGGATGCATTCCAGCAAATGCAGATTATCTTAAAGGAGTACAAGAGTTTTGTAAAAAGAATAATTCGTTATTTATTTTAGATGAGATCGTTACAGGATTCAGATTTAGATTTGGATGTTTGTATCCTACAATGAATCTTGATCCGGATATTGTAACATTAGGAAAAATTGTAGGTGGTGGAATGCCAATTGGAGTTATGTGTGGTAAAAAAGAGATAATGGAACACTCTAACACAAAGGGGAAGAAAAAAACAGAACGAAGCTATATTGGAGGAGGAACATTTTCTGCAAACCCAATGTCAATGACTTCTGGATTTGCCACATTAACAGAACTAAAATCTGGAAAAACAATTTATTCAAAAATAAATTTGTTAGGAGATATGGTAAGAAAAGAACTAACGAAGGTATTTGACGGAAAGGTAATTGTTACAGGTAAAGGGTCGTTATTTATGACTCATTTTGTAAAAGATGGAGTTACAGAGGTCATCAATTCGTCTCATGCTGCAAAGTGCAATACAACATTACTAAACAAATATCACTTTAAAATGATTGCTCATGACGGAATATTCTTTTTACCAGGAAAACTTGGTGCCATATCCAATGCACACACCAAAGAAGATATAAAGAAAATGATCAATGCAACTGAGAACTTTCAGGAATAAAAAAGCAATCTAAACTTTCATTACTACGATATCTCATAATTAATCATGGGCTTGTTTGGTTCAAAAGAAGATACTGAAGACATGATGTACAATGCGATGTCTTTACTTGAAAAAAATCAGCCAAAAGGAGCAATTCAAATATTTACTAAAATATTAAAACAAGATCCAAAAAATATATCTGCATTATACAATAAAGGACTTGCATTAAATCAAATCAAAAAATACAGCGATGCAGTAACTTGCTTTGATTTACTATTAGAAATTAACCCCAAAGATGCAGCAGCAATTAACAATAAAGGAATAGCAATGGCCGAATTAGGAAATATACAAGGAGCATCAGAGTGTTATGATAAAGCAATTGAAGTAGACCCAAAATACGGGCCATCATATTTTAACAAAGGAGTTTTGCTTGACAAATTACAAGAACATGAGGAAGCCTTGAATTGTTTTGAAAAGGCAATACAAGTATCACCAAGTAAACCAAATGCCCAGTTTTACAAAGGAATCATTTTGGGTAAATTAAAGAGGCATGAGGAAGCCTTGAATTGTTTTGAAAACGTATACAGAAAAAACCCAACTCATATGGATGCATTGTTTCATAAAGGAATAGAATTAGCAGAAATAGGAAAACATGTGAAAGCAATTGAGATATTTGATCAAATCCTATCAAAGCACAAAGATAATGTAAATATTATATATGCAAAATCAAGAAGCAAGGCATCTCTAGGAATGTTTCCGGAATCATTAGAATTGCTAAAACAAGCAATCTCAAAAAACCCCAAAACAATTAGGGCATGGGCTAAAGAAGAAAAAGCATTTACCCAATTGCACACAAATGACAAGTTTAGAGCACTTGTGAAATTATAAAAAAATTATTTACAAAATTTTGTTTCTAACCGCGTCGATTCGAAATATTTCAATTTTTTTGTTTGGACCTACTAACCGAGCTTCAAATATCGGAATGTAAATTTCTGAGATAGTATTTAGAGTAAATTTATCATTTAGATTACGTATATCTTGCTCTAATGGTTTTTTTAGAATGATTTTTAGTTGTTCAACAGCAACATCATATGTTATTTCGGGTTTTTTAGTAGTAGAAGAATTAGATTTCAATATTTGCTGAGGATAATTCTCGACAGTTTTAGAATTAATCGTAAATTGAAATTTTATCTCTCTACCATGATGATCAAAAGTAACTTCACCTTCTTCTTCGATAAACACATGTTCTTCCAATGGAAGTTCAATCTTGTTTTTTCCACGATTTCCAACAAATGCCTTTCTAAGAGTAGATTTTGATTCAATTGGAAAAATACCACCTCCAAGAACAACTTCCTTGACATTAGAATCCACAGAAATAATATGAGTTGACTTTCTAAAATAATCAGCAACATATCTCCCAGAAATTTTCAATATGCTTTCGTAACAAAGAGTAAGAGACTGAACATGAACTTCTTCTGGGCTAGGTTTTTTTAACAATTTTTTAAATAGTGAAGTTTTTTTATCTTCAATTATTACTGATGCTTCTTTTTCATCAATAATTTTTTTTAGAACTATTGTTTTAATATCATATTTGTTTTCAGTCAAAATTCCATAAAATTTAGAGCGTTGTCGCTATTAAATCAATTGTAAAATTCAACGCTTAGGAAAAATATATTACATTTGAAAAGACCATACATTGTATGGTCACAGAAAAGAAAGTGGGACGCATTGAAAGATTTCTAAAAAAAGCTGACAGAGCAATAGATGAAGGAATCAAGAGAGCCGATGAGGCTTTAGATGACGCCGTAGAATTTGGAGGAATGGCTGCAAATCAAGCAAAAAAGACAAGTAATGAACTCAGAAATAGAGCAATTAAAGAAAAAGCAGAAATCACAACAAAAGGAATTAAAAAAATTAATGAAAGCATTGCTGCAGTTAAACAGGCCACGATTAAAACCAATGAAGAGTTAGCAACATTAGAAAAATTAGGAGAACTACGAAAAGCAGGAGTATTAACAGAAAAAGAATTTCAAGAAAAGAAAAAGAAAATTTTATCGAGAATATAATATGAAAAAATCAAACATAAACTCTAAAGGAGATAAAAGAAAAATCAATCCAAATTGGTTTACAAATAAAGTTCACATGAAAGATATTTCTTCAAAAATCAAATCTAAAGAACAAGATATCTACCATGTCTATTTTGAAAATGGAGCAAAAACAAAGATTCACTCTCATAATGGAAATCAAATACTAATAGTTACCAAAGGAGCAGGCAGCCTTGAGATGTTTAGAAAATACGGGACAAAGAAAACAGAATTTAAAATCAAAAAGATTGAAAAAATTAGCCTCAATGAAGGCGATGTTGTATACATTCCATCAAATACACTTCACACGCATGGAGCAACTAGTAAAAAGATGTTTTCGCACATTGCAATCAATATCCTACCAGCTAAAAATTCAGAGTATAAAACGGCATGGTATGAATCAGACTTTAAGACAAAAGTCACAAAAAAAATATGAACATCCAAAATGTCAGTTAGAAAAAGTTCTGAAATTGAAGAAATTCCAGGCAGTGAAGGATCAAAGATAAAACAATACTTTCATCCACACAATACACTAAATGGTATTGGGTATAGCTTAGCTCATTTCACATTAGAACCTGGGAAAAAAACCATCTTACACAAGATAAAATCCTCAGAAATTTACTTTATTTTAGAAGGAGAAGCTACACTGATGATCGATGATGAAAGACATCAAGTAAAAAAAGATGATTCTGTTTATGTACCGCCATCATCAAAGCAATACATAGAAAATACAGGAACCGTAAATCTACGATTTTTATGCATAGTAGAACCAGCATGGAAACCAGAAGATGAAACCGTCTTAGAATAAACATAAAAACGATAAATCGTATGAAATTGTTTTTAAGATAAAAGATATCCTTAGAATTATTGAATAGATTTCAAGCCCTCAGAACACTAAATATAAAATCAGATTCATCAATGGAGGACGTGAAATTAGCATATAGAAAATTAGCTCTAGAATATCATCCAGACAAAAATATTAGCGAAAAAGAAGGAATTGAATTTAAAAAAATTACAGAGGCATATAATTATTTGAAGAAAAACACTACAGAAGATAACAATAATTCTAAAGAAAAATTCACAGATTCAAATAACAAAACTAATTTTGAAAGAAAATCGCAATGGGGAGCACCGCCGGGTGGAAAAATACCAGAGGAAGACTGGAGTAGATACACTAGGGAGTTTGAAGAAGGAGATCCCACTTTTTGGAGAGAGTATGAAAAAAAATTCTGGGAAGAATACAATGCACGTGTACGCTCAGATGGAAAACAAGGAGAGTATGAAAAAGCTAAAGAGCCTGAAAAACAACCAAATCTCTTTGTGAATGTTGATAAAAGTTTGTGCATAGGATGTTGTAGTTGCGAAATGATTGCTCCTGATGTGTTTTCAATTAATAGAAATTCAAGATCAAATCCAAAATCGTCAGTTATTAATCCAAAAGGTGCAGGAATTAATAAAATAATGAATGCGGCAGAAACATGTCCAACTAAAGCAATAATTGTAGAAAATGTAGATACAAAAGAAAGATTATTTCCTTATTAGAATTATTTTAATTTATCATAAATTTCTTCAATTTCATAATCAGAAAATTTTACAGTTTTAAACATACAATGAATTGGTCCTGCAGAATCACCGTGAGTACGAGGAACTAGATGCACATGAACATGCGGAATCTCTTGTCCGGCATCTTTACCATTATGAACTGCTACAAGTGTTGAACCAGTTAATTTATCAACTTTTGAGAGCACTTTGTGTACAAGTGAAAATAAATCAGAATTTTCCTCATGACTCATGTCTTGGATTTTCATGTGATGATTTTTTGGGATTATCAAAGTATGTCCTTTTGCAAGTGGAAAAGCGTCCAAAAATGCAATAGAATGACTAGTCTCTTGAATAATTTTTGCAGGAATTACTCTAGAAATTATTTTACAAAATATACAATCCATATCCTATTAACAAATAAACAAAATATTAACTTCTATGGTTGAACAATAGTAGCCCAAGCGAGTCCTCTTCCAAACTTTATCGTTGTTTTATCTCCTGCCTGTAATTCACATTTTTGAATTTTTTTAGGAATCATATCTTTTGTTTCAACATAACACGTACCTTGGTCATTATTCAAAATAATTACTTCTTCAAAAACGTCTTCTCGTATTAAATTCCAAAATGGAAAAACAATTGTAGATAAAACTAAAGCGGCAACAACAAAGGCTCCACCAAAAATAAAACCCATTTTTTGGCTATATGTAAATTCCAACTACCAAGTACCGCCTGCGCCAGAATTTGGATCAAGCTTCTTTTCAGGAATATTACCATGTGCCTTTTTTGTGTGTCTCTTTAGTCGTTCTGGATCATGTAACTCTAAACCACATACATTGCATTTGGTTTCATTTCCATTGTCTTTATTTCGTTTGAATAGACCCATAATTATTCAATATTTGAAATACATTAAAAACGATACGGTCTTTTTATAATTTTAACTTTAGAAAACAGTTATCATTAAAAATTTTTTGGCAACAGTGAGTTTGAAACATTATAAAATGAATAATTAAATTTTAGTTTAGATTTTTGTAGTAAAGTTTGATAATTGTGTCTACTACTTTATCAGTATCCACTTCTTTTTCTGCACTTACTAAAAGTAAATGATCATCACCCAAATAAAGCGAAAAACGTTTAACCTCATCATATTCAGCCAACGTGTATTTTGTTTTACCAAGCCATTTTGACACTTCCTTTCTTGATTGCCAGTCTAAAATAGCCAAGGTAACCAATTCATTTTCTTTGTGTTCAGAAAGAATACTTGTCAAACCCTTACGTAAACCGCCACCAACACGAACAGCCCATTGGTCATAAACAGTTGCAAATCTAATTTTCGGATTTGAATCTAAAATTTCTGAGCAAAAATTTTCGTAATTCAACAAAGATACTATTTCTTTCTAAGTATTAGAGGTTTAGTTTTAAAAAAATATAGGCATAAACCTATTTGAGATATTTCATAAATTGGATTAATTTTTGCTATTTTGTCTTAAAAGATATTTCTTGTCCATTTCCAATTGGAACGGTAATAGATTCAATAGAGGGAATTCCATGAATGTGGTTAAGATATTTTTTTATATATTTTTTAAATCGTATTGGATAAAGTATGTTGTCTGCAGCAATTATACCATCTTTTTTTAACATTGATAAGCAGATATCAAAATAAATTGAATACAGTTCTTTATCGGCATCAATAAATACAAAATCAAAATAATTTTTAGAATTAGATTTTACAGATTTTTTCAATTCTAATAAAACGTTTTTAGCTGTACCCTCTTTGATTTCAATCATTTTAGATACACCTGCTTTACGAAAGTTTTTTTGTGCAATGTTTATTTTGTATGGATTTTGCTCTATAGTAATTATTTTTGAGTTTTTTCCAATGATTGCATTAGCAAACCACAAAGTAGAGTAACCAAAAGAAGTACCTATTTCAAGTATTTTTTTTGGTTTGTGGGTTTTAAGAAGAATGTTATAAAAAATTCCAGTATCTTTAGTAATTGCGAGTATTCTTTGATCATGTGAAATTTTTTTATAGTTTTTTTCTTCATATTTTGATCTTTTTTCCAATGAATGCAAAACTCGGGCAATTTTTTTATCCAATAATAAACATTACACATAACCTGAATTTAA encodes:
- a CDS encoding cupin domain-containing protein, whose protein sequence is MKKSNINSKGDKRKINPNWFTNKVHMKDISSKIKSKEQDIYHVYFENGAKTKIHSHNGNQILIVTKGAGSLEMFRKYGTKKTEFKIKKIEKISLNEGDVVYIPSNTLHTHGATSKKMFSHIAINILPAKNSEYKTAWYESDFKTKVTKKI
- a CDS encoding O-methyltransferase, with protein sequence MDKKIARVLHSLEKRSKYEEKNYKKISHDQRILAITKDTGIFYNILLKTHKPKKILEIGTSFGYSTLWFANAIIGKNSKIITIEQNPYKINIAQKNFRKAGVSKMIEIKEGTAKNVLLELKKSVKSNSKNYFDFVFIDADKELYSIYFDICLSMLKKDGIIAADNILYPIRFKKYIKKYLNHIHGIPSIESITVPIGNGQEISFKTK
- a CDS encoding SHOCT domain-containing protein; amino-acid sequence: MVTEKKVGRIERFLKKADRAIDEGIKRADEALDDAVEFGGMAANQAKKTSNELRNRAIKEKAEITTKGIKKINESIAAVKQATIKTNEELATLEKLGELRKAGVLTEKEFQEKKKKILSRI
- a CDS encoding tetratricopeptide repeat protein; translation: MGLFGSKEDTEDMMYNAMSLLEKNQPKGAIQIFTKILKQDPKNISALYNKGLALNQIKKYSDAVTCFDLLLEINPKDAAAINNKGIAMAELGNIQGASECYDKAIEVDPKYGPSYFNKGVLLDKLQEHEEALNCFEKAIQVSPSKPNAQFYKGIILGKLKRHEEALNCFENVYRKNPTHMDALFHKGIELAEIGKHVKAIEIFDQILSKHKDNVNIIYAKSRSKASLGMFPESLELLKQAISKNPKTIRAWAKEEKAFTQLHTNDKFRALVKL
- a CDS encoding aminotransferase class III-fold pyridoxal phosphate-dependent enzyme, coding for MTDYISEYKKKTKGSSKLFDKSLKFHVNGVSHNIRFFEPYPFVVKSSAGKNLEDVDNNKYTDYWMGHWSLILGHGPKPVKDAVKKQIEKSWMYGTVNEQTVKLSELISKAVPVAEKIRYVTSGTEATMYAVRLARSVTGKKIIVKIDGGWHGYTSDLLKSVNWPFTESESTGVVNEEKIVSIPFNNLEKSLEILKKVSNDLAGVIIEPVLGGGGCIPANADYLKGVQEFCKKNNSLFILDEIVTGFRFRFGCLYPTMNLDPDIVTLGKIVGGGMPIGVMCGKKEIMEHSNTKGKKKTERSYIGGGTFSANPMSMTSGFATLTELKSGKTIYSKINLLGDMVRKELTKVFDGKVIVTGKGSLFMTHFVKDGVTEVINSSHAAKCNTTLLNKYHFKMIAHDGIFFLPGKLGAISNAHTKEDIKKMINATENFQE
- a CDS encoding DnaJ domain-containing protein, with amino-acid sequence MNRFQALRTLNIKSDSSMEDVKLAYRKLALEYHPDKNISEKEGIEFKKITEAYNYLKKNTTEDNNNSKEKFTDSNNKTNFERKSQWGAPPGGKIPEEDWSRYTREFEEGDPTFWREYEKKFWEEYNARVRSDGKQGEYEKAKEPEKQPNLFVNVDKSLCIGCCSCEMIAPDVFSINRNSRSNPKSSVINPKGAGINKIMNAAETCPTKAIIVENVDTKERLFPY
- a CDS encoding HIT family protein, with product MDCIFCKIISRVIPAKIIQETSHSIAFLDAFPLAKGHTLIIPKNHHMKIQDMSHEENSDLFSLVHKVLSKVDKLTGSTLVAVHNGKDAGQEIPHVHVHLVPRTHGDSAGPIHCMFKTVKFSDYEIEEIYDKLK
- a CDS encoding cupin domain-containing protein codes for the protein MSVRKSSEIEEIPGSEGSKIKQYFHPHNTLNGIGYSLAHFTLEPGKKTILHKIKSSEIYFILEGEATLMIDDERHQVKKDDSVYVPPSSKQYIENTGTVNLRFLCIVEPAWKPEDETVLE
- a CDS encoding DUF6659 family protein gives rise to the protein MNYENFCSEILDSNPKIRFATVYDQWAVRVGGGLRKGLTSILSEHKENELVTLAILDWQSRKEVSKWLGKTKYTLAEYDEVKRFSLYLGDDHLLLVSAEKEVDTDKVVDTIIKLYYKNLN